In the bacterium genome, one interval contains:
- a CDS encoding SCP2 sterol-binding domain-containing protein → MAYFQSTAELQEVLGGFFDRLFSDPVIGPKLKAAKLKIQFNYSDPDLSIAADTAEEPVRLRFNDAEFKPDVQMSMKADVAHRFWHGKVNLVMALARREMSAKGPIPKILKLLPAIKPAYQLYPRYLEEKGYGRLALK, encoded by the coding sequence ATGGCTTATTTTCAATCGACGGCCGAGCTGCAAGAGGTGCTGGGTGGTTTCTTCGATCGGCTGTTCAGCGATCCGGTCATCGGTCCCAAGCTGAAGGCAGCCAAGCTCAAGATTCAATTCAATTACAGCGACCCCGATCTGAGCATCGCCGCCGATACGGCCGAAGAGCCGGTGCGGCTGAGGTTCAACGACGCCGAATTCAAGCCCGACGTCCAGATGAGCATGAAGGCCGACGTGGCCCACCGCTTCTGGCACGGCAAGGTCAACTTGGTCATGGCGCTGGCCCGGCGCGAGATGTCGGCCAAGGGTCCGATCCCCAAGATCCTCAAGCTGCTGCCGGCGATCAAGCCGGCCTACCAGCTCTACCCGCGTTATCTGGAAGAGAAAGGCTACGGCCGCCTGGCGCTCAAATAA